From one Streptomyces sp. CA-210063 genomic stretch:
- a CDS encoding Lrp/AsnC family transcriptional regulator, with protein MTVNSPYEPDATDWRILEVLQREGRASFAELARAVSMSPSAVTERVRRLEEAGVIQGYAAVVDPERLGLPILAFVRLRYPTGNYKPFHDLVAVTPEILEAHHVTGDDCFVIKVAARSMRHLEEVSGKIGGLGSVTTSVVYSSPLPRRPLGH; from the coding sequence ATGACCGTGAATTCCCCGTACGAGCCCGACGCCACCGACTGGCGCATCCTGGAGGTCCTCCAGCGTGAGGGCCGGGCCAGCTTCGCCGAGCTGGCGCGTGCCGTGTCGATGTCGCCGAGCGCCGTGACCGAGCGGGTGCGGCGGCTGGAGGAGGCGGGCGTCATCCAGGGGTACGCGGCCGTCGTGGACCCGGAGCGGCTGGGGCTGCCGATCCTGGCGTTCGTGCGGCTGCGGTACCCGACCGGCAACTACAAGCCGTTCCACGACCTCGTCGCCGTCACCCCCGAGATCCTGGAGGCGCACCATGTCACGGGCGACGACTGCTTCGTGATCAAGGTCGCCGCCCGTTCGATGCGTCACCTGGAGGAGGTGTCGGGCAAGATCGGCGGGCTGGGGTCGGTGACGACGAGTGTCGTCTACTCCTCACCGCTCCCCCGGCGGCCGCTGGGTCACTGA
- a CDS encoding rhodanese-like domain-containing protein, whose amino-acid sequence MSVTTTPAVNAVLRVAPAAPAEAAAYFRASLVFHTDVSDVAAALATDGDPGFVVLDSRSTESWDQGHIPGAIHLPTALIPEQAEQLLDKSVPVVTYCWSPACNGATRATLALAELGFQVKEMLGGFEYWAREGLAYETWEGAARRDADSLTIPVDAENCGC is encoded by the coding sequence TTGAGCGTCACCACCACGCCCGCCGTCAACGCCGTTCTGCGCGTCGCCCCCGCGGCCCCCGCCGAGGCCGCCGCGTACTTCCGGGCCAGTCTCGTCTTCCACACCGACGTGTCCGACGTGGCCGCCGCCCTCGCCACCGACGGCGACCCCGGCTTCGTCGTCCTCGACTCCCGCTCCACCGAGTCCTGGGACCAGGGCCACATCCCCGGCGCGATCCACCTGCCCACCGCGCTCATCCCCGAGCAGGCCGAGCAACTGCTCGACAAGTCCGTGCCGGTCGTCACCTACTGCTGGAGCCCCGCCTGCAACGGTGCGACCCGCGCCACCCTCGCCCTCGCCGAACTCGGCTTCCAGGTCAAGGAGATGCTCGGCGGCTTCGAGTACTGGGCGCGCGAGGGCCTGGCCTACGAGACCTGGGAGGGCGCGGCACGGCGCGATGCCGACTCGCTGACGATCCCGGTGGACGCAGAGAACTGCGGTTGCTGA
- a CDS encoding immunity 21 family protein, producing the protein MARYADAVVPDVVRWVESSGGPLMAIPEAVLPFWAGADGDETSSDYDRACDIDGYVGLLPVGDTRALVLGHEPAPTAYLAEHGTFVRRHAADSEAELLAEVPAALDAAAWEPEMEWRVPGPVVLCDAARPGDALRQKDHVRVELDPGHYGVRAAYVSTGPGTWLGLVQVRPLTH; encoded by the coding sequence ATGGCTCGATACGCGGATGCGGTGGTTCCCGATGTGGTGCGGTGGGTGGAGTCGAGTGGCGGACCGCTCATGGCGATACCGGAAGCGGTCCTGCCGTTCTGGGCGGGCGCCGACGGCGACGAGACGTCGTCCGACTACGACCGGGCCTGCGACATCGACGGCTACGTCGGACTCCTGCCGGTCGGCGACACCCGCGCCCTGGTCCTCGGCCATGAACCCGCCCCCACCGCGTACCTCGCCGAGCACGGCACCTTCGTACGCCGGCACGCGGCCGACTCCGAGGCCGAACTCCTCGCGGAGGTCCCGGCGGCGCTCGACGCGGCCGCCTGGGAACCCGAGATGGAGTGGCGGGTGCCCGGCCCGGTCGTCCTCTGCGACGCCGCCCGGCCCGGGGACGCCTTGCGGCAGAAGGACCACGTCCGCGTGGAGCTGGACCCCGGGCACTACGGGGTCCGCGCCGCGTATGTCTCGACGGGTCCGGGGACATGGCTCGGCCTCGTACAGGTGAGACCGCTGACGCACTGA
- a CDS encoding DUF885 domain-containing protein, which translates to MSDTKSPLPREVADAYVDDLIALDPVTGTYLGVKESSGRLPDTSPAGQEARAELIRTTLARLDTAERQPGADSDIERRCARLLRERLTAELAVHEADEGLRAVGNMVTPPHEVREVFTITPAETEEDWAAIAERLRAVPAAYAGYRESLALGLERKLYAGPRPTETFIGQLTEWADTDGSGRGWFEDFASAGPESLRAELDEAARAATRAVVELRDWMRDVYAPAVEGAPNTVGRERYAKLVRYFTGADLDLDEAYAYGWAEFHRLLDEMRTEAAKILPGAETPWVALAHLDEHGRHIEGVDEVRDWLQSLMDEAIEALDGTHFDLAEPVRKVESCIAPPGGAAAPYYSAPTEDFSRPGRTWLPTMGATRFPVYDLVSTWYHEGVPGHHLQLAQWVYVKDDLSRYQATIGGVSANAEGWALYAERLMDELGFLKDAEERLGYLDAQMMRAARVIVDIGMHLELEIPADSPFHPGERWTVDLAQEFFGAHSSRPADFVESELTRYLTMPGQAIGYKLGERAWLLGRENARRRHGDAFDAKAWHMAALSQGSLGLDDLVDELSQL; encoded by the coding sequence ATGTCTGACACCAAGAGCCCTCTGCCCCGTGAGGTCGCCGACGCGTACGTCGACGATCTCATCGCCCTCGACCCCGTGACCGGTACGTATCTGGGTGTGAAGGAGAGTTCCGGCAGGTTGCCGGACACCTCGCCGGCGGGCCAGGAGGCCCGTGCGGAGCTGATCCGGACGACGCTCGCGCGGCTCGACACGGCGGAGCGGCAGCCGGGCGCGGACAGTGACATCGAGCGCCGGTGCGCGCGCCTGCTGCGCGAGCGGCTGACGGCGGAGCTGGCCGTGCACGAGGCCGACGAGGGGCTGCGCGCGGTCGGCAACATGGTCACGCCGCCGCACGAGGTGCGCGAGGTCTTCACCATCACCCCGGCGGAGACCGAGGAGGACTGGGCGGCGATCGCGGAGCGGCTGCGCGCGGTGCCGGCGGCGTACGCCGGTTACCGCGAGTCCCTCGCGCTCGGCCTGGAGCGGAAGCTGTACGCGGGCCCGCGCCCGACCGAGACCTTCATCGGCCAGCTCACCGAGTGGGCGGACACGGACGGGTCGGGGCGCGGCTGGTTCGAGGACTTCGCGTCGGCGGGCCCCGAGTCGCTGCGGGCCGAGCTGGACGAGGCCGCCCGCGCGGCGACCCGGGCCGTGGTGGAGCTGCGCGACTGGATGCGCGACGTGTACGCCCCGGCGGTCGAGGGCGCCCCGAACACGGTCGGCCGGGAGCGCTACGCCAAGCTGGTCCGCTACTTCACGGGTGCGGACCTGGACCTCGACGAGGCGTACGCGTACGGCTGGGCCGAGTTCCACCGGCTGCTCGACGAGATGAGGACGGAGGCCGCGAAGATCCTGCCCGGCGCCGAGACGCCGTGGGTGGCGCTCGCCCATCTCGATGAGCACGGCCGGCACATCGAGGGTGTCGACGAGGTCCGCGACTGGCTGCAGTCGCTGATGGACGAGGCGATCGAGGCGCTGGACGGCACGCACTTCGACCTGGCCGAGCCGGTGCGGAAGGTCGAGTCGTGCATCGCCCCGCCCGGCGGCGCGGCGGCCCCGTACTACTCCGCCCCGACCGAGGACTTCTCCCGCCCGGGCCGCACCTGGCTGCCGACGATGGGGGCGACCCGCTTCCCGGTGTACGACCTGGTCTCCACCTGGTACCACGAGGGCGTCCCCGGCCACCACCTCCAGTTGGCGCAGTGGGTGTACGTCAAGGACGACCTGTCCCGCTACCAGGCCACCATCGGCGGGGTCAGCGCCAACGCCGAGGGCTGGGCCCTGTACGCGGAGCGGCTCATGGACGAGCTGGGCTTCCTCAAGGACGCGGAGGAGCGGCTCGGCTACCTGGACGCGCAGATGATGCGCGCGGCCCGGGTCATCGTCGACATCGGCATGCATCTGGAGCTGGAGATCCCGGCGGACTCCCCCTTCCACCCGGGTGAGCGCTGGACCGTGGATCTGGCCCAGGAGTTCTTCGGCGCCCACAGCAGCCGCCCGGCGGACTTCGTCGAGAGCGAGCTGACCCGCTATCTGACGATGCCGGGCCAGGCCATCGGCTACAAGCTCGGCGAACGCGCCTGGCTGCTGGGCCGGGAGAACGCGCGGCGGCGCCACGGCGACGCCTTCGACGCCAAGGCCTGGCACATGGCCGCGCTGTCCCAGGGATCTCTGGGCCTGGACGACCTGGTGGACGAGCTGTCCCAGCTGTGA
- a CDS encoding Lrp/AsnC family transcriptional regulator, producing the protein MAESVVLDPVDLQLLRLLQNDARTTYRDLAAQVGVAPSTCLDRVTRLRRAGVILGHQLRLDPAKLGRGLEALLSVQVRPHRRELVGPFVERIRALPESRTVYHLTGPDDYLVHVAVADMTDLQRLVLDEFTSRREVARVETRLIFQQWDCGPLLPPDTERPTP; encoded by the coding sequence ATGGCCGAATCCGTCGTACTCGATCCGGTGGATCTTCAGCTGCTGCGGCTGTTGCAGAACGACGCCCGGACGACGTACCGGGATCTGGCCGCGCAGGTCGGGGTCGCGCCGTCGACCTGTCTGGACCGGGTGACGCGGCTGCGGCGCGCGGGCGTGATCCTCGGCCATCAGTTGCGGCTCGATCCGGCCAAGCTGGGGCGTGGTCTGGAGGCGCTGCTGTCGGTGCAGGTCAGACCGCATCGGCGGGAGCTGGTGGGGCCGTTCGTGGAGCGGATCAGGGCGCTGCCGGAGTCGCGGACCGTGTACCACCTCACCGGGCCGGACGACTATCTCGTGCATGTCGCGGTCGCGGACATGACGGATCTGCAGCGGCTGGTCCTCGACGAGTTCACGTCGCGGCGCGAGGTGGCGCGGGTGGAGACCCGGCTGATCTTCCAGCAGTGGGACTGCGGGCCCCTGCTGCCCCCGGACACCGAACGGCCCACGCCCTGA
- a CDS encoding trans-sulfuration enzyme family protein encodes MNSASTHAYDHARTTPRALATEAVHAGRDDLARQGLHVPPIDLSTTYPSYDSRGEAARIDAFATDGAQPEGPPIYGRLGNPTVARFETALARLEGTESAVAFASGMAALSAVLLVRASMGLRHVVAVRPLYGCSDHLLTAGLLGSEVTWVDPAGVADALRPDTGLVLVESPANPTLAELDLRALAHACGSVPLLADNTFATPVLQRPVEQGARLVLHSATKYLGGHGDVMAGVVACDEEFAGRLRQVRFATGGVLHPLAGYLLLRGLATLPVRVRAASATAAELVHRLTADPRVARVHYPRIGGAMIAFEVRGDPHEVIAGVRLITPAVSLGSVDTLIQHPASISHRIVEETDRRGAGVSDRLLRMSVGLEDVEDLWADLDGALGKAADGATGERATDERAVLSMRQARARA; translated from the coding sequence ATGAACTCAGCGAGCACGCACGCGTACGATCACGCACGCACCACGCCGAGAGCACTGGCCACCGAGGCCGTGCACGCCGGCCGCGACGACCTCGCGCGCCAGGGCCTGCACGTTCCGCCGATCGACCTGTCGACCACGTACCCGTCGTACGACAGCCGTGGTGAGGCCGCCCGCATCGACGCCTTCGCCACCGACGGCGCCCAGCCGGAGGGCCCGCCGATCTACGGGCGGCTCGGCAACCCGACCGTCGCCCGCTTCGAGACCGCCCTCGCCCGTCTCGAAGGCACCGAGAGCGCGGTCGCCTTCGCCAGCGGCATGGCCGCGCTGAGCGCGGTTCTTCTCGTCCGCGCCTCCATGGGCCTGCGCCACGTCGTCGCCGTACGACCCCTCTACGGCTGCAGCGACCATCTCCTCACCGCCGGGCTGCTCGGCTCCGAGGTCACCTGGGTCGACCCGGCGGGCGTCGCGGACGCGCTGCGCCCCGACACCGGTCTCGTGCTGGTCGAGTCCCCGGCCAACCCGACCCTCGCCGAACTGGACCTGCGGGCCCTCGCCCACGCCTGCGGCTCGGTCCCGCTCCTCGCGGACAACACCTTCGCCACGCCCGTTCTGCAACGCCCGGTCGAACAGGGCGCCCGGCTCGTCCTGCACAGCGCCACCAAGTACCTCGGCGGCCACGGGGACGTCATGGCCGGCGTCGTGGCCTGCGACGAGGAGTTCGCCGGGCGGCTGCGCCAGGTCCGCTTCGCCACCGGCGGCGTCCTCCACCCCCTCGCCGGCTACCTTCTGCTGCGCGGCCTGGCGACCCTCCCCGTCCGTGTCCGCGCGGCCTCCGCGACCGCCGCGGAACTCGTCCACCGCCTCACCGCCGACCCACGCGTGGCGCGCGTCCACTACCCGCGGATCGGCGGCGCCATGATCGCCTTCGAGGTGCGGGGAGACCCCCACGAGGTGATCGCCGGGGTCCGTCTGATCACCCCGGCGGTGAGCCTCGGCAGCGTGGACACCCTGATCCAGCACCCGGCCTCCATCAGCCATCGGATCGTGGAGGAGACGGACAGGCGGGGGGCCGGGGTGAGCGACCGGTTGCTGCGGATGTCAGTGGGGCTGGAGGACGTGGAGGACCTGTGGGCGGACCTGGACGGGGCGTTGGGGAAGGCGGCCGACGGGGCGACAGGGGAGCGGGCCACTGATGAGAGGGCCGTGCTGTCCATGAGGCAGGCCCGGGCCCGGGCCTGA
- a CDS encoding GNAT family N-acetyltransferase, which produces MSDVTRARSGRPVHHALLSARAGFRSWWTRRHGHAPPTGDTGARPPLAEGRQAGPSETGADVLSGATTLWRMRTTVKDAPGSLAALCMALAGLKVDILSLQTHPLAEGTVDEFLLRAPEELPASEIGGAVSDAGGSATWIERGDAHDLVDAPTRILGLATRTALDASELPLALRQLLGRCTIRSLPATAPGSGRAQESAPVEAALEDTVMRLRAPEGGVITVERPYLPFTPTEFARARALVELDARLGPRIPCGQDVLTLPEGNDITVRRADAGDLRAAKEMHERCSARTLSMRYHGPVGDADRYLKHLLSPRFGRTLAAQTTSGRLVGLGHLLWDGDETEIALLVEDEWQRRGIGGELLRRLVDMAAETGCENVYVVTQSSNTGMVAAMRGLELPLDYQIEEGTLVITARLDEVGVASRAARLRARPAGMTE; this is translated from the coding sequence ATGTCTGATGTGACGCGGGCGCGGAGCGGCCGCCCGGTACACCACGCGCTGTTGTCCGCCAGGGCCGGGTTCCGCAGTTGGTGGACACGGCGCCACGGTCACGCGCCGCCGACGGGTGATACCGGCGCCCGGCCGCCGCTCGCCGAAGGGCGGCAGGCCGGGCCGTCCGAGACGGGCGCGGACGTGCTCAGCGGCGCGACCACGCTGTGGCGGATGCGGACGACGGTGAAGGACGCGCCGGGTTCGCTGGCCGCGCTGTGCATGGCGCTGGCCGGCCTCAAGGTCGACATCCTGAGCCTGCAGACGCACCCCCTGGCCGAGGGAACGGTGGACGAGTTCCTGCTGCGGGCGCCCGAGGAACTGCCGGCCTCCGAGATCGGCGGGGCGGTGTCGGACGCGGGTGGCAGCGCCACCTGGATCGAGCGCGGAGACGCCCACGACCTGGTGGACGCGCCGACCCGGATCCTCGGTCTGGCCACGCGTACGGCGCTGGACGCGTCGGAACTCCCGCTCGCGCTGCGGCAGTTGCTGGGCCGCTGCACCATCCGCTCGCTGCCCGCCACCGCTCCCGGCTCCGGCCGGGCTCAGGAGAGCGCCCCCGTCGAGGCGGCCCTGGAGGACACGGTGATGCGGCTGCGGGCGCCGGAGGGTGGGGTGATCACGGTGGAGCGGCCGTATCTGCCGTTCACGCCGACGGAGTTCGCGCGGGCGCGGGCCCTGGTGGAGCTGGACGCGCGGCTGGGTCCGCGGATTCCGTGCGGCCAGGACGTGCTGACGCTGCCGGAGGGCAACGACATCACGGTGCGCCGCGCCGACGCCGGGGATCTGCGGGCGGCGAAGGAGATGCACGAGCGGTGCTCCGCACGCACGCTGAGCATGCGGTACCACGGCCCGGTGGGCGATGCCGACCGGTATCTCAAGCATCTGCTCAGCCCCCGCTTCGGCCGGACCCTCGCCGCGCAGACCACCTCCGGCCGCCTCGTCGGCCTCGGTCATCTGCTCTGGGACGGCGACGAGACGGAGATCGCGCTGCTCGTCGAGGACGAGTGGCAGCGGCGCGGTATCGGCGGTGAACTGCTCCGCCGGCTGGTGGACATGGCGGCCGAGACGGGCTGCGAGAACGTGTACGTGGTGACGCAGTCGTCCAACACGGGGATGGTCGCGGCGATGCGGGGGCTTGAGCTGCCGCTCGACTATCAGATCGAGGAAGGGACATTGGTGATCACCGCGCGGTTGGACGAGGTGGGGGTCGCTTCGCGTGCGGCACGGCTGCGGGCACGCCCCGCTGGGATGACCGAGTAG
- a CDS encoding alkaline phosphatase D family protein: MSHRPPSSLPGRRSVLRGSLAASAALALPGSVALGSAPALALSGRPKAGWGVQTGDVTAHSGLVWVRSDRPARMIVETSATESFRNPRRWHGPLLGAGTDFTGTTRLRGLPAGEQIHYRVLLADPDDPRRTGEPVTGTFRTTSLKRRSGARFVWSGDLAGQGWGINPEHGGYRIFDAMGALDPDFFLFSGDTIYADGPIAATAALPDGSTWRNITTEEKSKVAETLAEFRGNFRYNLLDENLKRFNAQVPSIVQWDDHEVTNNWYPGEILTDTRYTEKNVDVLAERARRAFSEYFPISTLRPGAREGRVHRVLRHGPLLDVFVLDMRTYRNANSSDTQTTDPVGILGAEQLEWLKRELSRSRAVWKVIASDMPLGLVVPDTGDGKPNIEAVAQGDPGAPLGRELQIAELLRFIKHRKITGTVWLTADVHYTSAQHYQPSRAAFTDFEPFWEFVSGPLNAGAFPANALDNTFGPERVFVKAPTTANVSPAGGYQFFGEVDIDGHSGELTVRLREQDGTVLYTKVLQPGLVGQ, from the coding sequence ATGTCACATCGTCCGCCGAGTTCCCTGCCCGGTCGTCGCAGCGTGCTGCGCGGCTCGCTCGCCGCGTCGGCGGCGCTGGCGCTGCCCGGTTCCGTCGCGCTCGGTTCGGCACCGGCGCTGGCCCTGTCGGGGCGGCCGAAGGCCGGCTGGGGTGTCCAGACCGGGGACGTGACCGCGCACTCCGGGCTGGTGTGGGTGCGCTCGGACCGTCCGGCGCGGATGATCGTCGAGACGTCCGCCACCGAGTCGTTCCGCAACCCGCGCAGATGGCACGGCCCGCTGCTCGGCGCCGGCACGGACTTCACCGGTACGACGCGGCTGCGCGGCCTCCCGGCGGGTGAGCAGATCCACTACCGGGTGCTGCTCGCCGACCCGGACGACCCGCGCCGCACCGGCGAGCCGGTCACCGGCACGTTCCGTACGACGTCGCTGAAGCGTCGCTCCGGGGCGCGCTTCGTGTGGTCGGGCGACCTGGCCGGGCAGGGCTGGGGCATCAACCCCGAGCACGGCGGCTACCGCATCTTCGACGCGATGGGCGCGCTGGACCCGGACTTCTTCCTGTTCAGCGGCGACACCATCTACGCCGACGGCCCGATCGCGGCGACGGCGGCGCTTCCCGACGGCAGCACCTGGCGGAACATCACCACCGAGGAGAAGTCCAAGGTCGCGGAGACGCTCGCCGAGTTCCGGGGCAACTTCCGCTACAACCTGCTGGACGAGAACCTGAAGCGGTTCAACGCGCAGGTGCCCTCGATCGTGCAGTGGGACGACCACGAGGTCACCAACAACTGGTACCCGGGTGAGATCCTCACCGACACCCGGTACACCGAGAAGAACGTGGACGTGCTGGCGGAACGGGCCCGGCGGGCCTTCAGCGAGTACTTCCCGATCTCCACGCTGCGGCCGGGCGCCCGCGAGGGCCGGGTGCACCGCGTCCTGCGCCACGGTCCCCTGCTGGACGTGTTCGTCCTGGACATGCGGACCTACCGCAACGCCAACTCGTCCGACACGCAGACCACCGACCCGGTGGGCATCCTCGGCGCCGAGCAGTTGGAGTGGCTGAAGCGGGAGCTGTCGCGGTCGCGTGCGGTGTGGAAGGTGATCGCCTCCGACATGCCGCTCGGCCTGGTCGTGCCGGACACCGGCGACGGCAAGCCGAACATCGAGGCCGTGGCGCAGGGCGACCCGGGCGCGCCGCTCGGTCGGGAGCTGCAGATCGCCGAGCTGCTGCGGTTCATCAAGCACCGGAAGATCACCGGCACGGTGTGGCTGACGGCCGACGTGCACTACACCTCGGCGCAGCACTACCAGCCGTCGCGGGCCGCCTTCACCGACTTCGAGCCGTTCTGGGAGTTCGTCTCCGGCCCGCTCAACGCCGGTGCCTTCCCGGCGAACGCGCTGGACAACACGTTCGGCCCCGAGCGGGTGTTCGTGAAGGCGCCGACCACGGCGAACGTGTCGCCGGCGGGCGGCTACCAGTTCTTCGGCGAGGTCGACATCGACGGCCACAGCGGGGAGTTGACGGTCCGGCTGCGGGAGCAGGACGGGACCGTGCTGTACACGAAGGTGCTCCAGCCGGGACTCGTCGGCCAGTGA
- the pdxR gene encoding MocR-like pyridoxine biosynthesis transcription factor PdxR yields MTSSGTNSAEGDPSGSVAWAAAWELLLPVADAPPRARGRTLQAALREAIRRGRLARGTRLPSSRELAADLGVSRGLVTEAYEQLTAEGYLRSDRGAGTWVGAAVRAALPRARDLAPRSPGTRADFVSGTPDLSLFPRAAWAAAQRGVLAELPHQALGYPDPRGLPRLRTALAELLARRRGVVADPERIVVVSGVAQATTLLGFVLHARGVRLVGVEDPGSPEHGTLYAAAGLGTVPLPLDEEGLAVGPLREAGVRAVVTTPAHQFPSGIAYSARRRAELLDWARSVDGLIVEDDYDGDFRYDRAPVGALQGLDPERVAYSGSVSKSLAPGLRLGWLLVPASLAEEVVERKRTMDLGHPTIDQALFARFVERGDYDRQLRRCQRAYRERRDTLVSALAEHFPGTEVSGIAAGLHVIAALPDRYGPLDRFLERATAAGVAVRGLARYGRVPDDGVRLVLGYAHLSPARIREGVGVMASAVR; encoded by the coding sequence ATGACGTCATCGGGGACCAATTCGGCGGAGGGTGATCCCTCGGGGTCCGTCGCCTGGGCCGCCGCCTGGGAGCTGCTGCTGCCGGTCGCCGACGCGCCTCCACGCGCGCGTGGGCGTACGTTGCAGGCGGCGCTGCGGGAGGCGATCCGCAGGGGCCGGCTCGCGAGGGGGACGCGGCTGCCGTCGAGCCGGGAACTCGCCGCCGATCTGGGGGTGTCGCGCGGGCTGGTGACGGAGGCGTACGAGCAGCTGACCGCGGAGGGGTATCTGCGCAGCGACAGGGGTGCCGGGACCTGGGTGGGCGCCGCCGTCCGGGCCGCCCTCCCACGCGCGCGTGATCTCGCCCCGCGCTCCCCCGGCACCCGCGCCGACTTCGTGTCCGGAACACCGGACCTGTCGCTGTTCCCGCGGGCCGCGTGGGCGGCGGCCCAGCGTGGCGTGCTCGCGGAGCTGCCGCACCAGGCGCTGGGCTACCCCGATCCGCGCGGGCTGCCCCGGCTGCGTACCGCGCTCGCCGAACTGCTCGCCCGACGCCGGGGCGTGGTCGCCGACCCCGAGCGGATCGTCGTCGTCTCCGGGGTGGCTCAGGCCACGACCCTCCTCGGATTCGTGCTCCACGCGCGCGGGGTGCGCCTCGTCGGCGTCGAGGACCCCGGCAGCCCCGAGCACGGCACGCTGTACGCCGCCGCCGGGCTCGGCACCGTACCGCTGCCGCTGGACGAGGAGGGGCTGGCCGTCGGGCCGCTGCGGGAGGCGGGGGTGCGGGCGGTGGTGACGACGCCCGCACACCAGTTCCCGTCCGGGATCGCCTACTCCGCGCGGCGGCGGGCCGAACTGCTCGACTGGGCGCGGTCGGTGGACGGACTGATCGTCGAGGACGACTACGACGGCGACTTCCGCTACGACCGCGCCCCGGTGGGCGCCCTCCAGGGACTCGACCCCGAGCGGGTCGCGTACTCCGGGTCCGTCAGCAAGTCCCTCGCCCCGGGGCTGCGGCTCGGCTGGCTCCTCGTACCGGCGTCGCTGGCCGAGGAGGTCGTCGAGCGCAAACGGACCATGGACCTCGGCCACCCCACCATCGACCAGGCCCTGTTCGCCCGGTTCGTGGAGCGGGGCGACTACGACCGCCAGCTGCGGCGCTGCCAGCGGGCCTACCGGGAGCGGCGCGACACCCTGGTCTCCGCCCTCGCCGAGCACTTCCCCGGCACGGAGGTGTCCGGCATCGCGGCCGGGCTGCACGTCATCGCCGCCCTGCCGGACCGTTACGGCCCTCTCGACCGTTTCCTGGAGCGGGCCACGGCGGCCGGGGTCGCGGTGCGGGGGCTGGCGCGGTACGGGCGGGTGCCTGACGACGGCGTGCGGTTGGTTCTGGGGTACGCGCATCTGTCTCCCGCGCGGATTCGGGAGGGGGTGGGGGTGATGGCGTCGGCGGTCCGCTGA
- a CDS encoding alpha/beta fold hydrolase, protein MPAATVSFQVPSPLGPRPVTVSYAREGAGEPLLLLHGIGHHRQAWDPVVHILAAEREVITVDLPGFGESPALPDGLTYDLPTTTAVFGAFCEALELDRPHVAGNSLGGLLALELGREKLVRSITALSPAGFWNEAERRYAFGVLLAMRHISRRLPLPLVERLSRSAAGRTALTSTIYARPARRSPEAVVAETLALAGATGFDATLRAGGGVLFTDDIPGLPITVAWGTRDWLLVRRQGVRAKRLIPGARLVRLPGCGHCPMNDDPALVARVILDGSR, encoded by the coding sequence ATGCCCGCCGCCACGGTCTCCTTCCAGGTCCCCTCCCCGCTCGGCCCGCGGCCCGTGACGGTCTCCTACGCGCGCGAGGGCGCCGGCGAGCCGCTGCTCCTGCTGCACGGCATCGGCCACCACCGGCAGGCCTGGGACCCGGTGGTCCACATCCTGGCGGCCGAACGCGAGGTCATCACCGTGGACCTCCCCGGCTTCGGCGAGTCGCCCGCGCTGCCGGACGGCCTCACCTACGACCTGCCCACGACGACCGCCGTGTTCGGCGCCTTCTGCGAGGCCCTGGAGCTCGACCGTCCCCATGTGGCGGGCAACTCCCTGGGCGGTCTGCTCGCGCTGGAACTGGGCCGCGAGAAGCTCGTACGGTCCATCACGGCCCTGTCCCCGGCCGGGTTCTGGAACGAGGCCGAGCGGCGTTACGCGTTCGGTGTCCTGCTCGCCATGCGGCACATCTCGCGGCGGCTGCCGCTGCCACTGGTCGAGCGGCTGTCCCGGTCCGCGGCCGGCCGTACGGCCTTGACGAGCACCATCTACGCCCGTCCGGCCCGCCGTTCACCCGAGGCGGTGGTCGCCGAGACGCTCGCGCTGGCGGGGGCGACCGGGTTCGACGCCACCCTCCGGGCCGGTGGCGGCGTTCTGTTCACCGACGACATCCCGGGGCTGCCGATCACCGTGGCCTGGGGTACGCGGGACTGGCTGCTCGTGCGCCGCCAGGGCGTCCGGGCCAAGCGGCTCATCCCCGGGGCCCGGCTGGTGCGGCTGCCCGGCTGCGGCCACTGCCCCATGAACGACGACCCCGCCCTGGTCGCCCGCGTCATCCTCGACGGCAGCCGCTGA